The following are encoded in a window of bacterium SCSIO 12643 genomic DNA:
- the ligA gene encoding NAD-dependent DNA ligase LigA: protein MVESEIKKLREALARHNHLYYIESRPEISDYDFDMMLKKLIELEAKHPEFDDPNSPSKRVGGDITKSFQTVKHDVPMQSLGNSYSESEIEDFIARIQKELESESVEFVCELKYDGVAIAIKYENGSFKQALTRGNGLQGDDVSNNVRTIRSLPLKLRGDYPDSFEVRGEIMFSNAAFEKLNQEMIANGDQPYANPRNTASGTLKLQDSAIVGQRGLECFIYSTISDQIDSKDHFASVMHLKDWGFRVPSAEKKRIEICKNKLEIMDFIHYWEKERFNLPFAIDGIVVKVNNFEQQRLLGSTAKAPKWAISFKYQAEQAETILEDIVLQVGRTGAITPVAHLEPVLLAGTIVKRASLFNEDYIQKLDLRINDTVQVEKGGEIIPKVVGVRTDLRSKDSQPYVYPSVCPECGGELVRKEEEANHYCINEWECPPQVIGRMQHFISRKVMDIEGIGDETIVTLFEKGLIKEFIDLYHLKYDDLIGLEGMADISVNKLLKGLEDSKKQPFQKVLFAIGIRHVGEVVSKTLVRNFKTIDQLMNATEEELLEVNEIGKVIVKSITEFFGVERHRALIAQMKELGFHLEISEEEASLSSQKLKGMSIVISGVFVKHSRDELKKMIELNGGKNSGSISKKTAFIVAGDKMGPSKLEKAEKLGVKIISEDDLLELIAD from the coding sequence ATGGTAGAATCAGAAATCAAAAAACTTCGTGAAGCGTTAGCACGACATAATCACTTGTACTATATCGAGAGTAGACCTGAGATCAGTGATTATGATTTTGATATGATGCTTAAGAAGCTCATCGAGTTGGAAGCAAAACATCCGGAGTTTGATGATCCGAATTCTCCGTCCAAACGTGTAGGTGGAGATATTACGAAATCCTTTCAAACGGTAAAGCATGATGTGCCGATGCAATCTTTGGGGAATTCATATTCTGAATCGGAGATTGAAGATTTTATCGCTAGAATTCAAAAAGAACTGGAAAGTGAATCGGTTGAGTTTGTATGTGAATTGAAATACGATGGCGTGGCCATCGCTATCAAATATGAAAATGGAAGTTTTAAACAAGCTTTAACGCGTGGTAATGGGCTTCAAGGTGATGATGTTTCAAATAACGTAAGAACGATCCGATCTTTACCGCTAAAATTAAGAGGGGATTATCCTGATAGCTTTGAAGTACGTGGAGAAATAATGTTTTCTAATGCTGCATTTGAGAAATTAAATCAGGAAATGATTGCTAATGGTGATCAGCCTTATGCCAATCCCAGGAATACGGCATCAGGAACATTAAAACTGCAAGATTCAGCAATTGTAGGACAAAGAGGTTTAGAGTGTTTCATTTACAGTACGATTAGTGATCAAATTGATTCAAAAGATCATTTCGCTTCGGTGATGCATTTAAAAGATTGGGGATTTAGAGTTCCTTCGGCAGAAAAGAAACGTATTGAAATCTGTAAAAACAAGCTGGAAATAATGGATTTCATTCATTATTGGGAAAAAGAACGCTTCAATTTACCATTCGCCATCGATGGAATTGTGGTTAAAGTGAACAATTTTGAACAACAAAGATTATTAGGAAGTACTGCCAAGGCACCTAAATGGGCGATTTCATTTAAATATCAGGCTGAACAAGCTGAAACGATTTTAGAGGATATTGTTTTACAAGTGGGTAGAACAGGCGCAATTACTCCAGTGGCGCATTTAGAACCGGTTTTATTGGCGGGAACCATCGTAAAGCGAGCTTCTCTTTTTAACGAAGACTATATTCAGAAACTGGACCTTAGAATTAATGATACCGTACAGGTCGAGAAAGGAGGGGAAATTATTCCTAAAGTTGTAGGTGTTAGAACCGATTTAAGAAGTAAAGATTCTCAACCATATGTCTATCCATCTGTATGTCCAGAATGTGGTGGTGAACTTGTTCGAAAAGAAGAAGAAGCCAATCATTACTGTATCAATGAATGGGAGTGTCCTCCGCAGGTAATTGGTCGTATGCAACATTTCATCTCCAGAAAAGTGATGGATATTGAAGGAATTGGAGATGAAACCATTGTAACTCTTTTTGAAAAAGGCCTGATCAAAGAGTTTATAGATTTATATCATTTGAAATATGATGATTTGATTGGGTTGGAAGGAATGGCAGATATTTCTGTGAATAAGTTGCTAAAAGGCCTGGAAGATTCTAAAAAACAGCCGTTTCAGAAAGTACTGTTTGCTATCGGGATCAGGCACGTTGGAGAGGTTGTTTCGAAAACATTAGTGCGTAACTTTAAAACCATTGATCAATTGATGAATGCAACCGAAGAAGAGTTACTGGAAGTAAACGAAATTGGTAAAGTGATCGTTAAAAGCATTACCGAATTTTTTGGAGTGGAGAGACATAGAGCTTTGATTGCTCAAATGAAGGAGCTGGGATTTCATTTGGAAATTTCAGAAGAAGAAGCATCTCTATCCAGTCAAAAGCTTAAGGGTATGTCTATTGTTATCTCGGGAGTTTTTGTAAAACACAGTAGAGATGAGTTGAAAAAGATGATCGAACTAAATGGAGGAAAAAACTCTGGTTCCATCTCTAAAAAGACGGCATTTATTGTAGCTGGAGACAAAATGGGACCAAGTAAATTGGAGAAAGCAGAAAAACTCGGAGTGAAGATTATCTCTGAGGATGATTTATTAGAATTAATTGCGGATTGA
- the prmC gene encoding peptide chain release factor N(5)-glutamine methyltransferase: MPNNKFESVIQYFHNKLDALYDPNEVESFFWILTESELRKTRLDYLKDPNIRMSESQLLTFIRFSRRLATFEPVQYIVGETDFMGNPFEVNPGVLIPRPETEELVQWILDSVPVEREGVKVIDIGTGSGCIPISLKLFAPKWDVSGVDIMDNALEVATRNAAKNNAHIEFKNADALNLVSEVNTYDIVVSNPPYVLHKEKEQMRSNVLDYEPHTALFVEDDDPLIFYRRISEWAIESLNNEGWIFFEINQKYGEELVEMLKNKGFNEVELRNDIFDVPRMISARK; the protein is encoded by the coding sequence ATGCCAAATAATAAATTTGAGTCGGTCATCCAGTATTTTCACAATAAACTGGATGCACTATATGATCCAAATGAGGTGGAGAGTTTTTTTTGGATTTTAACCGAAAGTGAATTGCGCAAAACAAGATTGGATTATTTAAAAGATCCTAACATTCGAATGTCGGAAAGTCAGTTGTTGACATTTATTCGTTTTTCCAGAAGACTCGCTACATTTGAACCGGTTCAATACATTGTGGGAGAAACCGATTTTATGGGAAATCCCTTTGAAGTAAATCCAGGTGTTTTGATTCCCAGACCTGAAACAGAAGAGTTGGTACAATGGATTTTAGATTCGGTGCCTGTTGAACGAGAAGGAGTGAAGGTCATTGATATTGGAACGGGAAGTGGTTGTATTCCGATATCGCTAAAGTTATTTGCTCCGAAATGGGATGTTTCCGGTGTAGATATTATGGATAATGCGCTGGAAGTGGCTACACGAAATGCGGCCAAGAATAATGCCCATATTGAATTTAAAAATGCAGATGCATTAAATTTAGTTAGTGAGGTCAATACATATGACATTGTGGTAAGTAATCCACCATATGTGCTACATAAAGAAAAAGAACAAATGCGTTCTAATGTTCTGGATTATGAACCACATACGGCATTATTTGTCGAGGATGATGATCCATTGATATTTTATCGAAGGATATCAGAATGGGCAATAGAAAGTTTAAATAATGAAGGCTGGATTTTTTTCGAGATTAATCAAAAATACGGAGAAGAACTGGTTGAAATGTTGAAAAACAAGGGGTTTAATGAAGTAGAACTCAGAAATGATATTTTCGATGTTCCACGAATGATTAGCGCCAGGAAGTAA